A DNA window from Bradyrhizobium sp. CCBAU 53421 contains the following coding sequences:
- a CDS encoding GMC family oxidoreductase — translation MAKFDLNDSGVVVIVGSGAGGGTLGNELAQKGVKVVILEAGPRIENQDFINDEWDSFGQLAWSDMRTTSGSWRVHKDFPNIPAWIVKAVGGSTVHWAGASLRFDEHEFKIKSAYGNIPGANLLDWPITLAEMEPYYAKAENKMGVTRTNGIPGLPGNNNFKVLEAGAKKLGYKEVHTGRMAINSEPRDGRGSCQQIGFCFQGCKSGAKWSTLYTEIPKGEATGNLEVRPGSMVIKIEHDASGKVTGVVYADTTGAMQRQKARVVAVAGNSIESPRLLLNSASSMFPDGLANSSGQVGRNYMRHMTGSVYATFEKSVHMYRGTTMAGIIRDEAANNPKRGFVGGYEMETLSLGLPFMAAFLNPGAWGRTFTSAMEGYPRMAGMWLVGEDMPQETNRITLDPKEKDKFGMPVASVHFDDHPNDVAMRDHAYKQGSAVYEAVGATVTYPTPPYPSTHNMGTNRMSEKPRDGVVNKFGQTHDIKNLFVSDGSQFTSGAACNPTLTIVSLAIRQADTIAGAMQRKEI, via the coding sequence ATGGCAAAATTCGATCTGAATGACAGCGGCGTTGTGGTGATCGTCGGCTCCGGTGCCGGCGGCGGAACGCTCGGCAATGAACTGGCGCAGAAGGGCGTCAAGGTCGTGATCCTCGAAGCCGGCCCGCGCATCGAGAACCAGGATTTCATCAACGATGAATGGGACAGCTTCGGGCAACTGGCCTGGTCGGACATGCGCACGACGTCGGGAAGCTGGCGGGTGCACAAGGACTTCCCGAACATTCCGGCCTGGATCGTGAAGGCGGTCGGCGGCTCCACCGTGCACTGGGCCGGCGCCTCGCTGCGCTTCGATGAGCACGAGTTCAAGATCAAGTCGGCTTACGGCAACATCCCCGGCGCCAACCTCCTGGACTGGCCGATCACGCTCGCCGAGATGGAGCCCTATTACGCCAAGGCCGAGAACAAGATGGGCGTCACCCGCACCAACGGCATTCCCGGACTCCCCGGCAACAATAACTTCAAGGTGCTGGAAGCCGGTGCCAAGAAGCTCGGCTACAAGGAGGTGCACACCGGGCGGATGGCGATCAACAGCGAGCCGCGCGACGGCCGCGGCTCCTGCCAGCAGATCGGCTTCTGCTTCCAGGGCTGCAAGTCCGGCGCCAAATGGTCGACGCTGTACACCGAGATCCCGAAGGGCGAAGCCACCGGCAATCTCGAGGTGCGCCCCGGCAGCATGGTGATCAAGATCGAGCACGACGCGTCCGGCAAGGTCACCGGCGTCGTCTATGCCGATACGACTGGCGCGATGCAGCGCCAGAAGGCCCGCGTCGTCGCGGTCGCCGGCAACTCGATCGAGAGCCCGCGCCTGCTGCTCAACAGCGCCTCCAGCATGTTCCCGGATGGCCTCGCCAACTCGTCCGGCCAGGTCGGACGCAACTACATGCGGCACATGACCGGCAGCGTGTATGCGACCTTCGAGAAGTCGGTGCACATGTATCGCGGCACCACGATGGCCGGCATCATCCGCGACGAGGCCGCCAACAACCCGAAGCGCGGCTTCGTCGGCGGCTACGAGATGGAGACGCTGTCACTCGGCCTGCCCTTCATGGCCGCGTTCCTCAATCCCGGCGCGTGGGGACGCACCTTCACGTCGGCGATGGAGGGCTATCCGCGGATGGCCGGCATGTGGCTGGTCGGCGAGGACATGCCGCAGGAGACCAACCGCATCACGCTCGACCCGAAAGAGAAGGACAAGTTCGGCATGCCGGTCGCGAGCGTGCATTTCGACGATCATCCGAACGATGTCGCGATGCGCGATCACGCCTACAAGCAGGGCTCCGCGGTCTATGAGGCGGTCGGCGCCACCGTGACCTACCCGACGCCGCCCTATCCCTCGACCCACAACATGGGCACCAACCGGATGAGCGAGAAGCCGCGCGACGGCGTGGTCAACAAGTTCGGCCAGACCCACGACATCAAGAACCTGTTCGTCTCCGACGGCAGCCAGTTCACCTCAGGCGCGGCCTGCAATCCGACGCTGACGATCGTGTCGCTGGCGATCCGGCAGGCCGACACGATCGCCGGCGCGATGCAGCGCAAGGAGATCTAG
- a CDS encoding gluconate 2-dehydrogenase subunit 3 family protein, giving the protein MREIDRRSKYDRRVFLKGAAATAPAVAIATSTGLGITDAWADEAGTLTPATMKTLLKMARDIYPHDFLGDSYYITAVKPWDDKAAKDPAVKALINEGVTRLDQAANDRHNMPYAQIAWENDRVALLQQIETSAFFQKIRGDLIASLYNNKEVWPRFGYEGSSAEHGGYIKRGFADIDWLPKA; this is encoded by the coding sequence ATGAGAGAAATCGATCGACGCAGCAAATATGACCGGCGTGTGTTTCTCAAGGGCGCGGCCGCCACCGCACCCGCAGTCGCGATCGCGACATCGACCGGGCTTGGCATCACCGATGCGTGGGCCGATGAGGCGGGCACGCTGACGCCGGCCACCATGAAGACATTGCTGAAGATGGCGCGCGACATCTATCCGCACGATTTCCTCGGCGACAGCTACTACATCACGGCGGTCAAGCCGTGGGATGACAAGGCCGCCAAGGATCCGGCGGTCAAAGCGCTGATCAACGAGGGCGTAACCCGGCTCGATCAGGCGGCCAATGACCGCCACAACATGCCCTATGCCCAGATCGCCTGGGAGAACGATCGCGTCGCGCTGCTGCAGCAGATCGAGACAAGCGCGTTCTTCCAGAAGATCCGCGGCGATCTCATCGCCTCGCTCTACAACAACAAGGAGGTCTGGCCGCGGTTCGGCTACGAGGGCTCCTCCGCCGAGCATGGCGGTTACATCAAGCGCGGCTTCGCCGACATCGACTGGCTGCCGAAGGCCTGA
- a CDS encoding VOC family protein produces the protein MAKPVHSMIRVFDEAKALDFYHRAFGLEIADNLRFGDFALIYLRHPSSPFEVELTVNFDRKEPYALGDGYGHLAVVVDDVDAEHARFEKEKLSPGPLRDFKHDGKTLARFFFVSDPDGYKIEVIQRGGRFG, from the coding sequence ATGGCGAAACCCGTGCATTCGATGATCCGCGTGTTCGACGAGGCCAAGGCGCTCGACTTCTATCACCGCGCCTTCGGGCTCGAGATCGCGGACAATCTGAGATTTGGCGATTTCGCGCTGATCTATCTGCGCCATCCCTCCTCGCCGTTCGAGGTCGAGCTCACGGTCAATTTCGACCGCAAGGAACCCTATGCGCTCGGCGACGGCTACGGCCATCTCGCCGTCGTCGTCGATGACGTCGATGCCGAGCATGCGCGTTTCGAGAAGGAGAAACTGTCGCCCGGGCCACTGCGCGACTTCAAGCATGACGGCAAGACGCTGGCGCGCTTCTTCTTCGTCTCCGATCCCGACGGCTACAAGATCGAGGTGATCCAGCGCGGCGGGCGCTTCGGCTAA
- a CDS encoding cytochrome c family protein, with protein MPLPAAKPPDGATLFKQQCATCHTTNTSDPVRQGPSLSKIVGRHAGQADGFKYSAGFAKADFVWDDTRLDAWLTNPQEVIPGAVMAYRQARPETRALIIAYLKELN; from the coding sequence ATGCCCCTGCCCGCCGCCAAGCCGCCCGACGGGGCGACGCTGTTCAAGCAGCAATGCGCGACCTGCCACACCACCAACACATCGGATCCCGTCCGGCAGGGACCGTCGCTGTCCAAGATCGTCGGCCGCCATGCTGGTCAAGCCGACGGCTTCAAATATTCCGCGGGCTTCGCCAAGGCTGACTTCGTCTGGGACGACACGAGGCTCGATGCCTGGCTGACCAATCCACAAGAGGTGATCCCCGGCGCCGTGATGGCCTATCGGCAGGCGAGGCCCGAAACCCGCGCCCTGATCATCGCCTATCTGAAGGAGCTGAACTGA
- the arfB gene encoding alternative ribosome rescue aminoacyl-tRNA hydrolase ArfB → MLRVSRDLTIDENDIEIVFVRASGPGGQNVNKVSTAAQLRFDTMKIVLPPDAAQRLARLAGSRMTKDGVIVIQAFRFRTQERNRADAIERLLEMLKEAMVRPTPRRPTKPTLGSKQRRLEGKKRRSDVKAGRGTRRFDD, encoded by the coding sequence ATGCTGCGGGTGTCCCGCGACCTTACGATCGACGAGAACGACATTGAGATCGTCTTTGTCCGCGCCTCCGGTCCGGGCGGGCAGAACGTCAACAAGGTCTCGACCGCAGCCCAGCTCCGCTTCGACACGATGAAGATCGTGCTGCCGCCGGATGCCGCGCAGCGGCTGGCGCGGCTTGCCGGCAGCCGCATGACCAAGGACGGCGTGATCGTGATCCAGGCATTTCGGTTTCGCACCCAGGAGCGCAATCGCGCCGACGCGATCGAGCGGCTGCTCGAGATGCTGAAGGAAGCGATGGTGCGGCCGACACCGCGGCGGCCGACCAAGCCGACGCTCGGCTCCAAGCAACGCCGGCTCGAAGGCAAGAAACGCCGCAGCGATGTCAAGGCCGGCCGCGGCACGCGCCGGTTCGACGATTAG
- a CDS encoding M16 family metallopeptidase, with the protein MTYFITRRAALIGGACAAMLTLSSVPSQAAAKIQRLVSPGGIEAWFVQDATVPLIAMEYSFGGGASQDPPGKPGVGNLVADLLDEGSGDLDSKTYHERLERRAIELSFQSNRDQFRGSLRMLKDNKDEAYDLLRMALASPRFEPKDVERIRAQVISNLRRESTNPSSLSGRKFLELAFGDHPYGRTATGTLESVPTIEIADLKDYVRRIIAKDTLRIAVVGDVDADTLGKLLDKTFGGLPAKAELTPIPDVVATKPPQRAFVPLDVPQTVVTFGGPGINRHDPDFMAAYVVNHILGGGGLSSRLYKEVREKRGLAYSIYDALLWMDHSALFIGNTGTRADRAGETVDAIDAEIRRIAEQGPTQQELDEAKSYLKGSQMLALDTSSKLAQAMLQYQLDKLPIDYIEKRSAIVDAVTLDDVKRVSKRLWGNGLLTVIVGRAPQAAAQPVSAPPKAN; encoded by the coding sequence GGCGCCTGCGCCGCGATGCTGACGCTGTCCTCAGTGCCCTCGCAGGCCGCGGCCAAGATCCAGCGGCTGGTGTCGCCCGGCGGCATCGAGGCGTGGTTCGTGCAGGACGCGACCGTGCCGCTGATCGCGATGGAATATTCCTTCGGCGGCGGCGCCAGCCAGGATCCGCCCGGCAAGCCCGGCGTCGGCAATCTGGTCGCCGACCTGCTCGACGAGGGCTCCGGCGATCTCGATTCCAAGACCTATCATGAGCGGCTCGAGCGCCGCGCCATCGAGCTCAGCTTCCAGTCCAACCGCGATCAGTTCCGCGGCTCGCTGCGCATGCTCAAGGACAACAAGGACGAGGCCTACGACCTGCTGCGGATGGCGCTGGCTTCGCCGCGGTTCGAGCCGAAGGACGTCGAACGCATCCGCGCCCAGGTGATCTCGAACCTGCGCCGCGAATCGACCAATCCGTCCTCGCTGTCCGGGCGCAAGTTCCTCGAGCTCGCCTTCGGCGATCATCCCTATGGCAGGACGGCGACCGGGACGCTGGAGAGCGTGCCGACCATCGAGATCGCCGATCTGAAGGACTATGTCCGCCGCATCATCGCCAAGGATACGCTACGGATCGCCGTGGTCGGCGACGTCGATGCCGATACGCTCGGCAAGCTGCTGGACAAGACTTTTGGCGGCCTGCCGGCCAAGGCCGAACTGACGCCGATCCCCGACGTCGTGGCGACCAAGCCGCCGCAGCGCGCCTTCGTCCCGCTCGACGTGCCGCAGACCGTCGTCACCTTCGGCGGCCCCGGCATCAACAGGCACGATCCGGATTTCATGGCCGCCTATGTGGTGAACCACATTCTCGGCGGCGGCGGGCTGTCGTCGCGGCTGTACAAGGAAGTGCGCGAGAAGCGCGGGCTGGCCTACTCGATCTATGACGCGCTGCTGTGGATGGATCACTCCGCGCTGTTCATCGGCAACACCGGCACCCGCGCCGACCGCGCCGGCGAGACCGTCGATGCGATCGATGCGGAGATCCGCCGCATCGCCGAGCAAGGTCCGACGCAGCAAGAGCTCGACGAGGCGAAGTCCTATCTGAAGGGCTCGCAGATGCTGGCGCTCGACACCTCCTCCAAGCTCGCGCAGGCGATGCTGCAATACCAGCTCGACAAGCTGCCGATCGACTATATCGAGAAGCGCAGCGCCATCGTCGATGCGGTGACGCTCGACGACGTCAAGCGGGTCTCAAAACGGTTGTGGGGCAACGGCCTGCTCACCGTGATCGTCGGCCGCGCCCCGCAAGCCGCCGCGCAGCCGGTCTCGGCGCCGCCGAAGGCGAACTGA